One window of the Campylobacter concisus genome contains the following:
- a CDS encoding phosphomannomutase/phosphoglucomutase translates to MKYDEIFREYDIRGIFEKDLTEDSVKAIGLALGKKFNEFGVKTLSIGFDARLSASTLFRYLLSGLNKAGGFKIYNIGLLPTPVGYFSVYADYFDANIMITGSHNPKDYNGFKITIKKDSFFGKDLQILKDKVNEIIASCEQIADDESCEKFNILEKYVEFFVKEFSELKNFKKPFVIDCANGAVGVSLVPIVKALGLNAKILYEDPDGNFPNHHPDPSEKENLKEIFSLIEKKEFDLGFGFDGDGDRIAVITPKRDIKGDELAYLYALNMKHPKVLGEVKCSQNMYDEIAKIGEVFMGKTGHSNIKKMMKELNVDLAAEVSGHIFFKERYFGFDDALYAMMRVLELVHKGFDLDGELDKMPLVFSTDEIKIKTTDEAKFKIVAKLKECVKNEGCDLPKIKNIIDIDGIRIQFENGWALVRASNTTPVIVTRFEAKSKEFLEEIEQKVTNLLKSLM, encoded by the coding sequence ATGAAATATGATGAAATTTTTAGAGAATACGACATCCGCGGCATTTTTGAAAAAGACTTGACAGAGGACAGCGTCAAGGCTATAGGGCTTGCTTTGGGTAAGAAATTTAACGAATTTGGCGTGAAAACTTTAAGCATTGGCTTTGACGCAAGGCTAAGTGCTAGCACACTTTTTAGATACCTGCTAAGCGGTCTAAACAAGGCTGGTGGCTTTAAAATTTACAATATCGGCTTGCTACCAACTCCTGTTGGCTACTTTAGCGTTTATGCTGATTATTTTGACGCAAACATCATGATCACGGGCTCTCACAATCCAAAAGATTATAACGGCTTTAAGATTACTATCAAAAAAGATAGTTTTTTTGGCAAAGATCTGCAAATTTTAAAAGATAAAGTGAACGAGATAATCGCCTCTTGTGAGCAAATAGCAGACGATGAGAGCTGTGAGAAATTTAACATCTTAGAAAAATACGTTGAGTTTTTTGTAAAAGAATTTAGTGAGCTTAAGAATTTCAAAAAGCCTTTTGTCATCGACTGCGCAAATGGCGCTGTTGGCGTGAGCTTGGTGCCTATCGTCAAGGCGCTTGGACTAAATGCGAAAATTTTATATGAAGATCCAGACGGAAATTTCCCAAATCACCACCCAGATCCAAGCGAAAAAGAGAATTTAAAAGAGATATTTTCGCTCATCGAAAAGAAAGAATTTGACCTTGGATTTGGCTTTGACGGAGATGGCGATAGGATCGCCGTGATAACTCCAAAAAGAGATATAAAAGGCGATGAGCTAGCCTATCTTTATGCGCTAAATATGAAACATCCAAAGGTGCTTGGCGAAGTAAAATGCTCACAAAATATGTATGATGAGATCGCAAAAATTGGCGAAGTTTTCATGGGTAAGACTGGACACAGCAACATCAAAAAGATGATGAAAGAGCTAAACGTAGATCTCGCGGCTGAAGTTAGCGGACATATTTTCTTTAAAGAGCGCTATTTTGGCTTTGATGATGCGCTTTATGCGATGATGAGGGTGCTTGAGCTAGTACATAAAGGCTTTGATCTTGACGGCGAGCTTGATAAGATGCCACTTGTCTTTAGCACCGATGAGATCAAGATAAAGACGACTGACGAGGCTAAATTTAAGATAGTTGCTAAGCTAAAAGAGTGCGTGAAAAACGAGGGTTGCGACCTGCCAAAGATAAAAAATATCATCGACATTGATGGCATAAGAATTCAGTTTGAAAATGGCTGGGCACTGGTGCGTGCGTCAAACACAACGCCAGTTATCGTTACTAGATTTGAAGCTAAGAGCAAGGAATTCTTAGAAGAGATCGAGCAAAAAGTGACAAATTTGCTTAAGAGCTTAATGTAG